A window from Leifsonia shinshuensis encodes these proteins:
- a CDS encoding organic hydroperoxide resistance protein: MNVLYTAEALSTGAGRDGRVATSDGSFALDLAVPKEMGGSGAGTNPEQLFAAGYAACFHSALQAVARSQKVKLDGSSVGGRVEIGPNGEGGYQLSVLLEVVLPGIEAEQAQALADAAHTVCPYSNATRGNIDVTITVSED; encoded by the coding sequence ATGAACGTCCTCTACACCGCAGAAGCCCTCTCCACCGGCGCCGGCCGCGACGGCCGGGTCGCCACCAGCGACGGCTCCTTCGCCCTCGACCTGGCCGTGCCCAAGGAGATGGGCGGCTCGGGAGCGGGCACCAACCCCGAGCAGCTCTTCGCCGCGGGCTACGCCGCGTGCTTCCACTCCGCACTGCAGGCGGTCGCGCGCAGCCAGAAGGTGAAGCTCGACGGCTCGTCGGTCGGCGGCCGCGTCGAGATCGGACCGAACGGCGAGGGCGGCTACCAGCTGTCCGTGCTGCTCGAGGTCGTCCTCCCCGGCATCGAGGCGGAGCAGGCCCAGGCCCTCGCCGACGCCGCCCACACCGTGTGCCCCTACTCGAACGCGACCCGTGGCAACATCGACGTTACGATCACGGTCTCGGAGGACTGA
- a CDS encoding zinc-binding dehydrogenase yields the protein MKALIHDEFGDPAEVLSVDERPLPEPGAGEVRVRMLLSPIHNHDLWTVRGTYGFKPELPAQAGTEALGVVDALGEGVDQLTVGQRVVTGGTFGVWAEYFVTRAAGLIPVPDALPDESAAQLVSMPFSAISLLESLDLAEGDWLIQNAANGAVGRMVAQLGAARGINVVGLVRRAAGVEELRAQGIERVIATDDADWREQLAALTDGAPLRVGVDSVGGSAAGDVLSTLAVNGTLVVFGAMASPTLELASGDIIFKQATVKGFWGSVVSREMPADQRNRLFQELFARTQDGTLTLPVAGVHTLADIRAAVEASGRPGRVGKVLLRP from the coding sequence ATGAAGGCACTGATCCACGACGAATTCGGCGACCCGGCCGAGGTCCTGTCCGTCGACGAGCGCCCGCTCCCCGAGCCCGGCGCGGGCGAGGTCCGCGTGAGGATGCTGCTCTCGCCCATCCACAACCACGACCTGTGGACGGTCCGCGGCACCTACGGCTTCAAGCCGGAGCTCCCCGCCCAGGCCGGCACCGAGGCGCTGGGCGTGGTGGATGCGCTCGGCGAGGGCGTCGACCAGCTCACGGTCGGCCAGCGGGTCGTCACCGGCGGCACCTTCGGCGTGTGGGCGGAGTACTTCGTCACCCGCGCGGCGGGCCTCATCCCCGTCCCGGATGCACTGCCGGACGAGTCCGCCGCGCAGCTCGTGTCCATGCCGTTCAGCGCGATCAGCCTGCTCGAGTCGCTCGACCTGGCGGAGGGCGACTGGCTGATCCAGAACGCCGCCAACGGAGCCGTCGGCCGCATGGTCGCCCAGCTCGGCGCGGCTCGCGGCATCAACGTCGTCGGGCTCGTCCGCCGGGCCGCCGGAGTCGAGGAGCTGCGGGCGCAGGGCATCGAGCGCGTGATCGCGACCGACGACGCCGACTGGCGGGAGCAGCTCGCCGCCCTGACCGACGGCGCACCGCTCCGCGTCGGCGTCGACTCGGTCGGCGGCTCGGCGGCCGGCGACGTGCTCTCGACGCTCGCGGTGAACGGCACACTCGTCGTGTTCGGCGCCATGGCGTCCCCGACGCTGGAGCTCGCCTCGGGCGACATCATCTTCAAGCAGGCCACCGTGAAGGGCTTCTGGGGAAGCGTGGTCAGCCGCGAAATGCCCGCCGACCAACGCAACCGGCTGTTCCAGGAGCTGTTCGCCCGCACCCAGGACGGCACCCTGACCCTGCCGGTCGCCGGCGTCCACACCCTCGCGGACATCCGCGCCGCCGTCGAGGCGAGCGGCCGGCCCGGCCGCGTCGGCAAGGTCCTGCTCCGCCCGTGA
- a CDS encoding MarR family winged helix-turn-helix transcriptional regulator, with translation MPVTDEMVCFSLYAATRATTQAYRTLLEPWGLTYPQYLVLITLWVEGDQTVGSLGDHLQLDSGTLSPLLRRMEEAGLVRRERRSEDERVVTVTIGERGQELRPQLAHIPARIAAGTGLPDAQAAEALIDTLHRLTETMHAAAQQPAPAAN, from the coding sequence ATGCCCGTGACCGATGAGATGGTGTGCTTCTCGCTCTACGCCGCGACGCGTGCCACCACGCAGGCGTACCGTACGCTCCTGGAGCCGTGGGGGCTCACCTATCCCCAGTATTTGGTGCTCATCACCCTGTGGGTGGAGGGCGACCAGACCGTCGGGTCGCTCGGCGACCACCTCCAGCTGGACTCCGGGACCCTGTCCCCGCTGCTCCGCCGCATGGAGGAGGCCGGCCTCGTGCGCCGCGAACGCCGCAGCGAGGACGAGCGGGTCGTCACGGTGACCATCGGCGAGCGCGGGCAGGAACTGCGTCCCCAGCTCGCGCACATCCCCGCCCGGATCGCGGCCGGGACCGGCCTGCCGGACGCGCAGGCGGCCGAAGCGCTCATCGACACCCTGCACCGGCTCACGGAGACCATGCACGCCGCGGCGCAGCAACCCGCCCCCGCGGCGAACTGA
- a CDS encoding S9 family peptidase, translating to MLTPPVTPKKPVERIHHGDVYVDDYEWLRAKDDPAVTAHLHEENAYTNARTEHLALLREQIFDEIKARTRETDLSVPVREGDWWYYTRTVEGKQYGIHCRAPIASPDDWAPPTLDDDAQRNGLPGEQILLDDNAEAEGHDFYALGSFDISADGTRLLWAVDTEGDERYTLRVRSLADDGVTFPDEITGTAGGALFDQTGAYIFYTTVDDSWRPDTVWRHRVGDGPDVDDVQVFHEPDERYWIGVGLTRSRRFLVIEAGSNITSEAWLLRSDDPTGEFTVVWPRVEGVEYDVEHAVVGGHDRLLIVHNHEAVNFELVSVSADDPQGPRRVLLPHDPAVRLEGVDAFRDFVSVEYRREGMTRVAVARVPDPAGEHPGDDTPHELHFDEQLFTVGVGGNPEWTQPFLRLGYGSFVTPSTVYDYDVRTGELALRKQQPVLGAFDPSLFEQRREWAIAPDGARVPISLVYRNDLVTPGEPAPLVLYGYGSYEASMDPSFSIPRLSLLDRGVVFAIAHVRGGGELGRLWYENGKKLHKKNTFTDFVAAARHLVDRGWTEPSRLAAQGGSAGGLLMGAVANLAPRDFAGILAEVPFVDPLTSILDPSLPLTVIEWDEWGDPLHDPEVYDYMKSYSPLENVHETHYPRILAITSLNDTRVLYVEPAKWVAKLREVDADPLLKIEMAAGHGGVSGRYAAWRERAFALAWLLDVVGAHPSGE from the coding sequence ATGCTCACCCCGCCGGTCACGCCGAAGAAGCCCGTCGAACGCATCCACCACGGCGACGTCTACGTCGACGACTACGAGTGGCTCCGCGCGAAGGACGACCCCGCGGTGACCGCCCACCTCCACGAGGAGAACGCGTACACCAACGCGCGCACCGAGCACCTGGCGCTGCTGCGGGAGCAGATCTTCGACGAGATCAAGGCGCGCACCCGCGAGACCGACCTGAGCGTCCCGGTCCGCGAGGGCGACTGGTGGTACTACACCCGCACGGTGGAGGGGAAGCAGTACGGCATCCACTGCCGCGCGCCGATTGCCTCCCCCGACGACTGGGCGCCGCCCACCCTCGACGACGACGCCCAGCGCAACGGCCTCCCCGGCGAGCAGATCCTGCTCGATGACAACGCAGAGGCCGAGGGTCACGACTTCTACGCGCTCGGCAGCTTCGACATCAGCGCGGACGGCACCCGGCTGCTGTGGGCGGTCGACACCGAGGGCGACGAGCGCTACACGCTCCGCGTCCGGTCGCTGGCCGACGACGGCGTGACCTTCCCCGACGAGATCACCGGCACGGCGGGCGGCGCGCTCTTCGACCAGACCGGCGCCTACATCTTCTACACGACCGTCGACGACTCCTGGCGGCCGGACACCGTCTGGCGCCATCGCGTCGGCGACGGGCCGGACGTGGACGACGTGCAGGTCTTCCACGAGCCGGACGAGCGGTACTGGATCGGCGTCGGCCTGACCCGCAGCCGGCGGTTCCTCGTGATCGAGGCCGGCTCCAACATCACCAGCGAGGCGTGGCTGCTGCGCTCCGACGACCCGACCGGCGAGTTCACGGTGGTGTGGCCGCGCGTCGAGGGCGTCGAGTACGACGTGGAGCACGCGGTCGTCGGCGGACACGACCGCCTGCTGATCGTGCACAACCACGAGGCCGTCAACTTCGAGCTCGTCAGCGTCTCGGCCGACGACCCGCAGGGGCCGCGCCGGGTGCTCCTCCCCCACGACCCCGCCGTGCGGCTGGAGGGTGTGGATGCGTTCCGCGACTTCGTGAGCGTCGAGTACCGCCGCGAGGGGATGACGCGAGTGGCCGTCGCGCGCGTGCCCGACCCGGCCGGGGAGCATCCCGGCGACGACACCCCGCACGAGCTGCACTTCGACGAGCAGCTGTTCACCGTGGGGGTCGGCGGGAACCCGGAGTGGACGCAGCCGTTCCTGCGCCTCGGCTACGGCAGCTTCGTCACGCCCTCGACGGTCTACGACTACGACGTGCGGACGGGCGAACTCGCCCTGCGCAAGCAGCAGCCGGTGCTCGGCGCGTTCGACCCGTCCCTGTTCGAGCAGCGCCGGGAGTGGGCGATCGCCCCCGACGGCGCCCGCGTTCCGATCTCGCTGGTCTACCGCAACGACCTCGTCACCCCGGGCGAACCGGCGCCGCTGGTGCTGTACGGCTACGGCTCGTACGAGGCCAGCATGGACCCGTCGTTCAGCATCCCGCGCCTCAGCCTCCTCGACCGTGGCGTCGTCTTCGCCATCGCGCACGTGCGCGGCGGCGGGGAGCTCGGCCGGCTCTGGTACGAGAACGGCAAGAAGCTACACAAGAAGAACACCTTCACCGACTTCGTCGCCGCGGCCCGGCACCTCGTCGACCGCGGATGGACGGAGCCGTCGCGCCTGGCCGCACAGGGCGGCAGCGCCGGCGGCCTGCTGATGGGCGCCGTCGCGAACCTGGCCCCGCGCGACTTCGCGGGCATCCTGGCCGAGGTGCCCTTCGTGGATCCGCTGACCAGCATCCTCGACCCGTCGCTGCCGCTCACGGTCATCGAGTGGGACGAGTGGGGCGACCCGCTGCACGACCCGGAGGTCTACGACTACATGAAGTCGTACTCTCCGCTGGAGAACGTGCATGAAACGCACTATCCGCGCATCCTCGCCATCACCAGCCTGAACGACACCCGCGTGCTGTACGTAGAGCCGGCCAAGTGGGTGGCGAAGCTGCGCGAGGTGGATGCGGACCCGCTGCTGAAGATCGAGATGGCCGCCGGTCACGGCGGGGTCTCCGGGCGCTACGCCGCCTGGCGGGAGCGGGCGTTCGCGCTCGCGTGGCTGCTCGACGTCGTGGGGGCGCACCCGTCGGGTGAGTGA